The Panacibacter microcysteis DNA window AATCCCTTACAAAAATGGTGTTGCTGAAATGGTAGACGGAAAACAGAAAATTTCCTCCGCCGTCACGCTTACCATAACAAATAAAGACAAGTGGTCTCTTATATGGCTGGTATTTGTGCAGGTGTTGTTTGTTACAATGGTTTATGGCCCTATTGCAGCTTTCCTTGTTGAAATGTTTCCGACCAAAATCCGGTATACGTCCATGTCTCTGCCTTATCATATCGGCAATGGCGTATTTGGTGGATTGCTGCCCGCTGTAGCTACTTATCTGGCAACAAGCGCCAAAACAGCAGGAGATGGTCAGTGGTATCTCGAAGGCTTGTGGTATCCGATAGGTGTAGCCGCAGTCTGCCTTATAATCGGGTTGATCTATATTAACCCGAAAGACAAAAGAATAGATGATTAATGTTAGGGCTGCATCAACTCAAATAACTCGCAAAATTTATACGTTCATGAACAACATCAAAAAATACCTTGGCATTCTTTGGATAGCCATGGCCGCGGCCATCGCTTACTTCGGATTTACAGAATTCGGTTATCCCAAACTTACTTCAGGCAAACAGGAAGACCTTGTATTCGGTATCATCATCGTCTTTATACTGTTGCCAATCATTTCCGGCGGCCTGTTCATTTTTGGTAAGTATGCGCTGCAAAATGAGTACGATCTTGTGCAGGATGCACCGGATCATGCACATTATACAGAACGATGAGCTGCACATAAAAAATACCACGGCTTTGCAGCAATGGCATTGTCAAAAAAACAAATTATGTAGCGGGCAGTATCACTTTCCTCATCGCCTGTTGTGTCACTCACTGCATCATTCTGTCCTTTCTTCAACTGCAGTTCCAGCATACTGTTTCCCCGCCTGTTCCAGGTAAGCTCCGGGCCTACCTGTTTTTATCAAATGTCTCTTTACCACATTTCAGCCATGCAAGGTATTCCTCGGCATCGGGTGTATAACCTACAGGCATGTTCAAAACCTGCTCTTTACCATTAAGCAATACATACAGAGGTTGCGAAGCCTGCACAAAATTTTCCTGCTGAAATGTTGCCCATTTATCGCCAATCGTTTCTATCTCTTTCGCAAAACCTGTTTTGGTTGTATAAGTAAATCTTTGTTCAACGGGCAGTTTCGCCCTGTCATCTACATATAATGAAACAAGGATAAAGTTCTTTTCAATATACTGTTTTACTGCAGGGTCGGTCCAAACATTTTCTTCCATTTTCCGGCAGTTGACACAGGCCCAGCCTGTAAAATCAATCATAATGGGTTTATCTTGTTCTTTGGATAGCTGCAACGCCTTTCCGTAATCATTTACCACTGTTGCCTCAAGGCCTTTGTTGTGTACATTTTCCCTGCCATAAACGCTGTAAGAGAATGGTGGCGGAAAACCACTCAGCAATTTAAGATTTGCATATTCCGAAGAGGTAACACCTGGTATAAGATACAACGTAAACAGCATCGCTACAACGCCTGCCACTTTCCTGCCCTTGCCTATTTTCATGCCCTTATAGTCATGCGGCAATCGTATTACGCCAAAAAGATAGAGCGTTAAACATAAACTGATAATGATCCAAAGCCCGATGAATACTTCCCTTTTCAAAAGCTCCCAATGCATAACAAGATCTGCATTTGATAAAAATTTCAGGGCCAGGCCTAGTTCTGCAAAAGCCAGCACTTTCTTTACCGTATCAAGCCAGCCGCCCGACTTTGGCAACGATTGCAGCCAATGCGGGAAGATAGCAAACAATGCAAAGGGTAATGCCAATGCCAGACCAAACCCTGCAAGACCGGCGGTAAGCTCCCACGCGCCACCACTTAAAGAACCCACCAGTAAAGAGCCAAGAATAGGGCCCGTACAGGAGAAGGAAACAATGGCCAGCGTTAGCGCCATAAAAAATATACCGCCAATACTTCCCAGGCTTCCTTTGGCATCTGCCTTGCCGGCAATACTGCTTGGCAGTGTAATTTCAAAAAAGCCAAAAAAGGAAATAGCGAAAAAGATAAAGATCACGAAGAATACAACATTCAGCCACACATTGGTAGATATGTTGTTGAATATCTCCGGTTGCACATTACCCAATATGTGAAAAGGAATACTTGCCAGTGTATAAATCAAAAAAATAAATAAGCCATACAATACCCCGTTTTTAACAGCCTGTTTCCTGCTGCCCGATCTCTTGGTGAAGAATGACACCGTAACAGGTATCATCGGGAACACACATGGCGTAAGCAAAGCGATAAGCCCGCCTGCAAGGCCCAGGAAAAAAACGGTAAGTAAGCTTCCACTTTCGTCTTTCTTTGCTTCGCCACAATTGCTCAGCGGGTTGGCTGTATCTGCATTGGTAATTAAAATCCGGTTTGCGTTTGCATCGGCACGCTTTCCGCCTTCGAGTGGCAGCGTAAAGCCCTGCTCGGCCGTTTGAAATTCACCGGGCCTTCCCAGGTAAGCTACGATCCTGCCTTTTATTTCAGCAGGTATGGTGCCGCTAATGGCAAAACGTTGTGTAATGTTTACGGTTTCGTTATACACGTCTACCGGTTTATTGTCAAAAGTGGGGTCTGTAATGGATTGTGTTTTTCCCGCTGCATTAATCGAGGCTGTATTAGCAGCATTCTCGTAATCATAAGTGACCGTGATTGCTTCTTCAAGGCCGGCAACAGATGGGTTAATAGCATATACGCTCCAGCCTTCAGGTGCCTTTGCAATGGCTGTAATTTCGTATGTACTGTCGCTGATATGTTTTATAGCAATCTGCCACTTCAGCAAGCTGTCAGTTTGGGCAAACGCAACAACGGCTGTCAATAACACTACGACAGAAAGCAAAACTTTTTTCATGCAACAGGATTATTATTGAAGCGGAAGATCAAATGAAACTTTCTTTGGCGGAAGACATTCACTGTCGTTACACACCATGTATTCTATGGTGCCGGAAACATTCGTCTTTACAGAAGATTTGACGTTCACTATTTGTGTAAACGTTACTTTATTATCAAAATACTGTACATCTACACCAAAAACCTCTTCATGCTTTTTTTGCAGGTTACCGGTTTCTTTTGGTATGCCTTTTATAGTTAATAAAGGGTTTGTTTTATAAGAAAACTTGGTGGGTACAGGGCCACCTTTTGGCGTTGTTTGCGAATATATGTGCCATGGTTTTTCAACCACGGCTGTATAAGTAACCTCGTATACCTTATCAGCAATTTTTTTGGCAGCAAATGTCCATTTTACCGGGTCTTTGAACTGGCTAAAACCAACTGCTGAAATGCTGAATAAAGTAATAAAGAGTAATAGTCTTTTCATGATTTAAAAAGTAATGTTTGTGCAATAACTGCGCTGCCTGTACCCGGCGTGCTGCCACATGTTATGCAGTACAGGAGTGCGACGCAACCGGTGCTCCATCGTTGCTGCAAAAGCCGGGTTCATAATAAAAACATATATACGTAACCCGTTGTTCAATACTTGCACCAGCTATTGTTAATTCAAACCCAAAAAGCGGAACACTTCCAGGCCGTCTTTGTTACCGAGCTGATCGTTGGATGCCCTTTCGGGGTGTGGCATCATACCAAAAACGTTGCCCCCGCTGTTTTTTATACCGGCAATGTTGCGGATGGCGCCATTTACATTGTACAAAGGATCAATCTTGCCATTCTCATCGCAATATTTAAAAAGCACCTGGTTATTGGCTTCCAGCTCGTTCAGTACCTGCTCGCCGGCAAAATAACGGCCATCTCCATGCGCCACCGGAATTTTGAGCGCCTTTCCCTGCTGGTCGTTGATGATAAAACTGTTTTTGCAAACAAACTTCTGCTGTGCATTAGGCAGTAATACACCAGGCAGTAAATGACTTTCGCAAAGAATCTGGAAACCGTTACACACGCCCAGTACTTTGCCGCCTTTGTTGGCAAAATCAATCACGCTTTGCATCATAGGGCTAAAGCGTGCAATAGCGCCGCAACGCAGGTAATCGCCGTAAGAAAAACCACCCGGCAAAACGATGCAATCATCTGTAGAAAACATGCTCAGGTCTTTGTCTTTATGCCAGAGCATCAGTACTTCTTTATTCATGTCGTGTTGCAATGCATCCTGCATATCGCGGTCGCAGTTAGAGCCGGGAAAAACAACGATTCCAAATTTCATGCGTGTATATTGAGGTTAAATTTTATAGATGAACTTAACGGTAGTGCTACTATTAAGCTTTGGTTGTGTCACTCACTTGTACGCCTGTGCATGCTTCTACAGTTCCGGGTGTATCAGCGTACGCTGATTGCAACAAAAAAAATAAAGCGCAAAGGTAGAGCCTCAACCGCTAAAAAGAACTAAAAATTAGTCACAATCCAGTTGTTAACGATGATCATGGCCACAAATGCCCAGAATAAAAGCGCGGGTACAAAAACTTTCTTTGGGTATTGCCATGTGTTTGCTATAAAAGCAGCAGCGGCGGGCACACACAGCAGTAATGCGTTTGGCCATGCATTTTTCATAAAATACACACCTGGTATAAACAATATAACCATGAAGAATAAGATGATCCAGTTTTTTCTAACCTGTATTACCATTCTGCCACTGTTGGCCTGCCACAGGTAGATACCGCTTACAATACCCAGCCCCGCCAGCGAAAAAGTAAGCATGTTCATAGCCAGATTTGGTGGCCGTATGATCTGCAGGTCAAAAATATGGAGCTGTTGCAGCACTGTCTCCAGTCTGTCGTTCCAAAACAGGTAACCGCCAAGAAAGTAGAATGGTGTAAGAATACCCAGTAGCAGTATAAGCCATTCATTAAACCTGAACGGCCGGAAAACCGCCAGGGCTATAAAAGAAACCAGTACAACAGGCAGCGATGGAAAATACAACAACACGGTGCAACCCGCTATCATGCCAATGTTATATACAAGTGAACGCGGCGATGAACTGTTATAAAGCTTCATGATCCTGAAAAGGAGCCATATAACCATAGAATTGATGACCAGTGCAGCAGACAGGTTGTTCCATACCGGTACCAGCGCCGTAAGCAGCACATATGCCAGCGCAGTGGTATAACCCTGCCGCGGGTACATTCTAAGGTCGTTAAGCGCATAATTGAGCCGCAACGCCTGTAATATGATAATTGCGTGGTACAACAGTGCAATGGCAACAGCCGGCATAAATGTAAGCCTGCTTAATACCCAATAAATAAGCCCATCATCCGATGAGCTGTTTATTACCGGGGGTTGTTGTAAAAAGAAAAGTCTTGTGCCAATACTTACTACGGTAAGACTAAAAACTGCCGACGCTGATTTTTCTTTAAATATTGATACCACTTGTTTTGCGCTTAATATTCAACTTTTGCAAAACAAATGTAGTTCCTGTATTGGCAAGGAACAACTAATTCGTAGCCACTTACCTGTTTTGCAAACTTTGGCATAAACTGGTATTCCTTGCTAAGGTTACGCAAAGTGGGGCTGCGGTTGATTTCCCCGTCTGGCGAAAGGCTTTGATCTGTTAGTAGCTGTGTTCTCTTTTCAAGCTGGTTAAAAAGAAAATGAAACCTTCCGCCGGTGTTTAAGGTGCCGTAGCCAAGAAAGTTGTCGGTATAATCATCGTACTGGGATTTATGGATAACGTTTGTCCACTGCATTTTCGCAGACGAATCGAAAGAAATGATGGCAATATTATCTGCATAATACCTGTTCACCTGGAAACCACTGTTGCCAAAGCGCGACCATGGATAATAATAACCGCCATAAAAAGGCGAACTGTAATAATAGTTATAAGGCCTCATAAACGGAGAGCCGTACAGGTAATCCCAGCGGTTATAGTTAGAGCCTCTGGAACTGCTGTATAAAGACTCAGAGGCAATTACAAAACCGCCATCTTTTTTCACCAGTATGTTTTGTATGTAAAAGTCATTGAAGGCGTATTTCGGGTTTCCTTCAGATTTTGCACTGTTGCGAATTTCTTCCGAAAAGGTAGTGTTGCTGCTGTATACCAAAGATTGATCGGCCTTATTCCAGAGTGCGCAAAACAGGCCATCAATATTGCCACGTTTTGTTTTGGAATAAAATGAGGTAATAAGGTAACGGCCGTTCACGTTGTCGGCTTTTATCTTAACGTCATCGAGATACATATCTTTTATATCGAGCGGGTAGCTGTAAACACTGTCTTCTGCCGCCTGTTTGCTGAGTAAAGTAAGCTGTGTAAGATTATCATTGTCTGATGTGCCGGCCGCCCGCAGAAAGAGCATCGACGCATCGTTGCCAAGTGTAAATTCTGATAAAAAATCTGAGCGATCCGGCATGTCTACATATACCCGTGAACGGTTGATTTTTTTTAGTTCGTTATCAAGCAGCACAGATGTAAGGGCATACCTGTCGTTGTTTTTGCTGTTGATCTTGAACAGCATGATCTTTTGTTTGTCTTCGCTGTTGATGACATTATAAATCCTGTTGTTTGAATAAGAATTTACGGTCGTTGTATCCAGTTCATAAGGCTCACCTACTATTTTACCATTGCCATCGATCTTTGCGGCCATCATGTAAGCAACATTGCGGCGCTGGAACTGGTAAAAAAGATAAAAATGATCTTTATAAGTAATAAGGTCTGTACCAAGTGTTTTGTCTGGAACAAAATCGAGTGTCACGTTTTCTACCAGCTTCATTTCATTATCATACACAGATACGTAATTGCTCGACCGGTAATTTTTGAAAATAAGATAATGATCATTGATCTTGCCTACGATGTCAAAATTCAATGACTTCTGATCATTTCTATCGGGTTCTGAATAAAATATTCTTTGTGCATGTATGGCTGAGGTTGAAAAAACGGCAAGCAAAAATATCAACACACGATTTCTGAGCATAGATTAATGAGTTTAGACAAACAAATGTAAGTATAAGCCGGTGGCTGTTTTGAATTGAAACTGTAAATTAACAGTTTTTGAAAAAGAGTGTTGTAACTGCTATGGCATTTTATTTTTAAAAATAAAATCACTATACATTTGCTAAGGATTTGAACAATACTTACAGATCTTTTACAGTTGAATGGGGTGGTAATGGCTGTGCATGGTCGTGCACGGCCGCCATGAAAAATCAACAGTACAAGAGTGCGACGCAACAGGCGATGCCAGAGGTGGCGCTGCCGGGTACACAAACATCAAATCTTTTTACTGTACACTGTAAGTTTTTCCTGAACAAAATATACTCTGTGGGCAAGCATTTAAACAAAGTTACAGCAGCCGGAATTTTAGTAGCACTTGGAATTATTTACGGCGATATTGGAACCTCCCCGCTTTACGTATTTGATGAGATTATCAAAGGAAAAGTGATTACGGAGGACCTGGTTATTGGCAGCTTGTCGTGTATTATATGGACACTTACACTGCAAACCACCGTCAAATATGTTATTCTTACGCTGAAGGCCGATAACAGGGGTGAAGGTGGTATCTTCTCTTTATATGCACTGGTAAGGCGGCAAAAGAAATGGCTGGTGCTACCCGCCATGATTGGTGGTGCGGCATTGCTGGCCGATGGTATGATTACACCGCCTATATCTGTTACTTCTGCCATTGAAGGCTTGCGGCAGATTGAAGGCGTGCCGTTCTTCCGGAACATCTCGGAAACCCAAATTGTTGTAATTGTATGCTCTATTCTTGCCGTATTGTTTTTCCTGCAGCAGTTTGGAACCGCTTCAATCGGCACGCTATTCGGCCCTATTATGTTTGTATGGTTTGCCATGCTTGCTGTGCTGGGCAGTGCGCATTTAATGGACGACCTGCATGTGTTTCGTGCATTTAGCCCGCATTATGCCATTGAATTGCTGGCTACTTATCCCAAAGGTTTCTGGATCCTGGGGTCCGTCTTTCTCTGTACCACGGGTGCCGAAGCGTTGTATTCAGACCTGGGCCATTGTGGCCGCGGCAACATCCGTTACTCATGGATATTTGTAAAAGCGTGCCTGATTGTAAACTACCTTGGCCAGGGCGCATTCCTGCTGGCGCACTTCGAAGGGAACGCTATTGACAGCGAAACCTTTAAAGTACTATTCAGCATTATGCCCGACTGGTTCAGGCTTATAGGAATTGTAATTGCCACTACCGCTGCCATTATTGCCAGCCAGGCATTGATCAGCGGTTCGTTTACGCTGATAAGTGAAAGCATTAGGTTGAACCTCTGGCCTAAAATGAAGATCAAGTACCCCACCGAAGCACGTGGCCAGTTATTTATTGGCGGCATAAACCTGATGCTCTTCCTGGGCTGCTGTG harbors:
- a CDS encoding DUF6814 family protein, coding for MNNIKKYLGILWIAMAAAIAYFGFTEFGYPKLTSGKQEDLVFGIIIVFILLPIISGGLFIFGKYALQNEYDLVQDAPDHAHYTER
- a CDS encoding protein-disulfide reductase DsbD family protein, giving the protein MKKVLLSVVVLLTAVVAFAQTDSLLKWQIAIKHISDSTYEITAIAKAPEGWSVYAINPSVAGLEEAITVTYDYENAANTASINAAGKTQSITDPTFDNKPVDVYNETVNITQRFAISGTIPAEIKGRIVAYLGRPGEFQTAEQGFTLPLEGGKRADANANRILITNADTANPLSNCGEAKKDESGSLLTVFFLGLAGGLIALLTPCVFPMIPVTVSFFTKRSGSRKQAVKNGVLYGLFIFLIYTLASIPFHILGNVQPEIFNNISTNVWLNVVFFVIFIFFAISFFGFFEITLPSSIAGKADAKGSLGSIGGIFFMALTLAIVSFSCTGPILGSLLVGSLSGGAWELTAGLAGFGLALALPFALFAIFPHWLQSLPKSGGWLDTVKKVLAFAELGLALKFLSNADLVMHWELLKREVFIGLWIIISLCLTLYLFGVIRLPHDYKGMKIGKGRKVAGVVAMLFTLYLIPGVTSSEYANLKLLSGFPPPFSYSVYGRENVHNKGLEATVVNDYGKALQLSKEQDKPIMIDFTGWACVNCRKMEENVWTDPAVKQYIEKNFILVSLYVDDRAKLPVEQRFTYTTKTGFAKEIETIGDKWATFQQENFVQASQPLYVLLNGKEQVLNMPVGYTPDAEEYLAWLKCGKETFDKNR
- a CDS encoding protein-disulfide reductase DsbD domain-containing protein, with product MKRLLLFITLFSISAVGFSQFKDPVKWTFAAKKIADKVYEVTYTAVVEKPWHIYSQTTPKGGPVPTKFSYKTNPLLTIKGIPKETGNLQKKHEEVFGVDVQYFDNKVTFTQIVNVKSSVKTNVSGTIEYMVCNDSECLPPKKVSFDLPLQ
- the purQ gene encoding phosphoribosylformylglycinamidine synthase subunit PurQ, whose protein sequence is MKFGIVVFPGSNCDRDMQDALQHDMNKEVLMLWHKDKDLSMFSTDDCIVLPGGFSYGDYLRCGAIARFSPMMQSVIDFANKGGKVLGVCNGFQILCESHLLPGVLLPNAQQKFVCKNSFIINDQQGKALKIPVAHGDGRYFAGEQVLNELEANNQVLFKYCDENGKIDPLYNVNGAIRNIAGIKNSGGNVFGMMPHPERASNDQLGNKDGLEVFRFLGLN
- a CDS encoding KUP/HAK/KT family potassium transporter, translating into MGKHLNKVTAAGILVALGIIYGDIGTSPLYVFDEIIKGKVITEDLVIGSLSCIIWTLTLQTTVKYVILTLKADNRGEGGIFSLYALVRRQKKWLVLPAMIGGAALLADGMITPPISVTSAIEGLRQIEGVPFFRNISETQIVVIVCSILAVLFFLQQFGTASIGTLFGPIMFVWFAMLAVLGSAHLMDDLHVFRAFSPHYAIELLATYPKGFWILGSVFLCTTGAEALYSDLGHCGRGNIRYSWIFVKACLIVNYLGQGAFLLAHFEGNAIDSETFKVLFSIMPDWFRLIGIVIATTAAIIASQALISGSFTLISESIRLNLWPKMKIKYPTEARGQLFIGGINLMLFLGCCGISIYFKNSTHMAAAYGLAITMCMISTSILFANYLVGKRTYAAWIYLYLLVYLTIEIAFLIANLEKFPHGGFVTLIVGGALFAVMYVWYRSRRIKNRYVEFVRLEHYLPMIQELSNDKTVTKYATHLVYMTSANNPKEIEHKIIYSILNKKPKRADIYWFVHVDTLDDPYTCEYIVDHIIPNDIIRVEFRLGFRVQQRINLMFRKVVEELVNNNEVNITSRYESLEKNNVVGDFQFIVMEKYLSNDNELPFFERVVMKLHFWLKEVSLSEERGFGLDPSFVTVEKFPLIVSPVAQIPLTRIFSEYDQNE